The archaeon genome includes the window CCGGCGTAGACCGCCGCGTATGCGAGGTCGGGAGGAGCCACTCGCAGAGGCCGAGCGGTACTCGGCTTATAGGCTTGCCAGAGGCGAGCATCAGGTCCGCGACGAAAGCGCCGCGGCCAGGGCAGGCACCACCTGATAGAGGTCTCCGACGATCCCGTAGTCAGACGCCTGGAAGATGGGCGCTTCCTTGTCGGTGTTGATCGCGACCACCACCTTGGAGTCCTTCATCCCTGCGATGTGCTGGAGCTGCCCCGAGATCCCGACCGCGATGTAGAGCTCGGGCCTGACCGTGACCCCCGTCAGGCCGATGTGGTGCTCCTCCGGGAGCCATCCTAGGTCGGACGACAGCGGCCTCGAGCACCCGAGCGCCCCTCCGAGGAGGCGCGCCAGCTCTTCGAGAATGGGCAGGTCTTCTTTCTTCTTGACCCCTCGTCCCGCCGATACTATCACCCTCGCCCTCTTCAGGTCCACGGAGCCGGAGGCCTTCGGGGCCCTCTGGACCGTCCTGGTGAGCCGCCTGACTTCCCCTACGTCCAGTTCCACGGTCCCCCCCTCCTTGGTCGAAGCTCTGGCAAAGGACCCGGACTTGACCGTAGCGACGCATGGGAGGGTGGCGCGGACCCTCGCGACGACCCTTCCTCCGAAGGCCCCCCGCTCGCCTGTGAGGGACTTCCCGTCGGTGGCGAGTGAAGTGGCATCGGAGATGCACCCAAGGCCGAGCTTCGCGGCGAGGCGGGCCGCTACCTCCCTTCCGTCTCTGGTGGCTCCGACCAAGACCGCGACAGGTCTCGCACTCTCGAAGGCCCGGTTCATCGCCTCGGCGGCCACCTCGGGGCTTGTGGCGTCTCCCCCGCCTACGGTGAGGACCAGCCTCTCGCCTGGGCTCGCCGAGCCCCGCGGGCGTCCTACTTCCACCAAGACCGGGGTCGCGCCCAGTTCCTTCCCCAGAGACTCGGCTGCGGTGTAGAGCTCGCTGGAGAGATCCGGGGACTCCGAGTACGCCCAGATTGAGGGACCCTTCACTGCAGGACTCCGTCCTTCCTCAGGGCCTCGAGGAGCTTCTTCGCAGCCTCCTCGGGGGCGCCCTCGAAGATGACGTGCTTGCGACTGACCTGCTGGACGCGCATTCCGGTGACCTGCGCCGCTCGCTCGGCCGCGGGCATGGCCGGCGACGACTCCTCAATCGGCTTCTTCGCGGCCTGCATTATCTGGATCAGGGTGGGGTACCTCGGCTCGTTGATCTCGCTGACCACCGAGACCACCGCCGGCATGGGCGCCTCGACGGTCTCCACAGCCTCCTCGAGAGCCCTCTCTGCCACTACCTTTCCTTCGCCAGCTTCGATCTTTCGGGAGTAGCCGACGTAGGGGAGGCCCAGCAGCTCGGCCAGCATGGGAGGGACCTGTCCCGTGTATGCGTCAGAGGAGCCTTCGGAGCAGACGACAAGGTCGAAGGGGCCGGCCCTGGCTATCGCGTCGGACAGCAGCCTCGCCGTGCCCAGGGTGTCGAGCGCGAAGGGCTGGGAGACGACCAGCGTCCCTCTGTCAGCGCCCATCGCGAGGGCCTCCTTCAGGGACTTCTTCGCATCCGGACCCCCGACAGTGAAGACCACTACCTCTCCACCCAGCGCGGCGCGGACCCTGAGAGCTTCTTCGACCGCGTTCTTGTCGAAGGTGCTCATCTTTGTCGCTGCCCCTTCCAGCTGGGGTCTGCCCGAGGGGTCGACCCTCAGCTCCGCCTCGTCGAGCGCCTGCTTCACGCAGACTGCTATCTTCATCCGGAGCGCGCCAGTTCCCTGCCGGCGATGAGCAACCTCAATACATCGGAGGTCCCCTCGCCTATTGTAAGGAGCCTGGCGTCCCTCCAGTGCCTGTGGACGTCGTCGGTGGTGTACCCGTGCCCTCCGAAGAGCTGGATGGCAAGGTCGCAGACCCTGACGGACATCTCGGTAGCGAAGACCTTGGCCTGGGCAGCCTCAGACGAGTACTCGGCCCCCGACTCCCTTGCCCTGGCCGCGTGCATGCACAGCAGCCTCCCGGCGGTTATCCCTGTCCTCATGTCGGCTATCTTCTCCCTCGTCAGCTGGAAGTCGGAGATGGGGGAGCCGAAGGCCTTCCTTTGCTTCGTGTAAACCAGGGCCTTTTCGAGGGCGACCCTTGCGATCCCCACGCAGAGTGACCCCATCACGATTCTGCTGCCGCTGAGCATCTTCTTGGCGTACTCGAAACCCTGGCCCTCGGTGCCCACCAGCGCGCTTTCCCCGACCTCGCAGTCGGAGAAGCGGACCTCGGACGTCCTCGACCCGCGCATCCCGAGCTTGGGGAGGTCGGCTCCGAAGCTGATGCCCGGGTTGGACTTCTCGACTATGAAGCTAGAGGGCCCCTTGTCGGTTGCCGCGAAAACGAAGTAGACGTCCGCCTCGCCCGCGTTCGTTATGAACGACTTCGACCCGTTGAGGACCCACCCTTTGCCAGACCTCTTCGCCCGGGTCGCCATGGACTTGGCGTCGGACCCCGAGGTTGGCTCCGTGAGGCTGAACGATGCGACCTTCTTCCCCGAGATGATGTCCGGCACGTACTTCCGCTTCTGCTCCTCGGTCCCGAACTGAAAGATCCCTTCGGCCGCGGTGTTGTGGATCGCGACGCTCAATGCGAGGCCCGCGTCCGAGTAGCCCGCGAACTCGGCCGCCAGCACGTAGATTCCGAAGGGGAGCCCGAGGCCCCCGTACTCCTTCGGGAAGGGAATCTGGCAGAACCCCTGCGCGAGCAGGCCCTCCCTGCTGGGGGCCATCTTCAACGAGCCGTCGTCGATCCCCTTCGAGCGCGGAAGGACTTTACCCTCCATGTAGCCTCCGAGCGCTTCGAGGATCGAGGCGTACTCCTCGTGTTCTGGATAGTTGGACTTCAGCAGGAGCCTGTGCTCAGGGCTCAGGAGGGGCACTGAACTTCAGGCGCGCCCCCGGTCGGAGTCATTTAATCGTTCTTGTGAGACGATGAGAAATTCTAAAAGAAGTCGGGGCGCGGGGCGCCGCGTGGCGCTCGCAGACAGGCTCGCAGGATACGCTCTTTCCGTAGACTTCAGGTCCCTCGACTCCAGGACCGTCAAGGAGACGAAGGCGCGCATGGTCGATGCGCTCGGGTGCGCGATCGGCGCATACGGGGAGGCGCCTGCGAGGGCTGCCCGGAGGGCCGTCTCGAAGCTCTCCTCTCGCGGGCCCTCGACCGTCTTGGGGTCCGGAGCGGGGGCGCCTCCTGACCTTGCCGCCTTCGCCAACGGCCTGATGGTCAGGTACTTCGACTTCAACGACACCTATCTTTCGAAGGAGCCCGCCCACCCGAGCGACAACATCCCGCCGGTGTTCGCGGTGGCCGAGGCCGAGGACCTCGGGGGCAGGGAAGCGATCGCAGCCGCGGTCGTGGCCTACGAGGTCCAGTGCAGGCTCTGCGATGCGGCGGACATCAGGCACCGCGGATGGGACCACGTGAACTACGGCCTGGTCTCCACGTCCCTTGCGGCAGCGAAGCTGATGGGCCTGGAGGCGGGCAGGGCCGCGCAGGCCGTCAACATTTCCTTGAACTCGCACATCGCGATGCGGCAGGTGAGGGCGGGGGAGCTCTCCATGTGGAAGGGGGCCTCCTTCGCGAACGCAGCCAGGAACGGGGTCTTCTCGGCCTATCTCGCGAGGGAGGGGGTCACGGGCCCGACTCCGGTCTTCGAAGGGGAGATGGGCTTCTTCAAGCAGGTCTCAGGGCCCTTCAGGCTGGACGTCGACAAGTTCGGAGGGCGGCTTGGGAGGTTCAAGGTCAACGAGACCTACATCAAGTTCTGGCCGGCGGAGTACCATGCCCAGACCGCGGTCTGGGCCGCGATCGAAGTCATGAAGAAGGCGGGGCGCGCAGGCCAGATCAAGGAGGTGCTCGTCGAGACGCACGAGGCCGGGTACACCATCCTTGCGAAGGACAGGGAGAAGTGGCGGCCTGCTACAAAGGAGACCGCGGACCACAGCCTGCCGTACATGGTCGCCATGGCCCTCCTGAAGGGAAGGGTAGACAACGAGACCTACTCGGAGGAGAACATCCATGACGAGAAGAACCTCGACATGGTGCGAAGGGTGAAGGTAGTCGAGGACAAGAGGCTCACACAGATGTACCCCGCCGGTGGGATGCCCAACAGGGTGACTGTGACCATGGCAGACGGGCGGAAGGTCTCCTCCCAGGTCGATTTCCCACGGGGGCACCCGCTCAACCCCATGACGAAGCTGGAAGTAGAGGCAAAGTTCCTGAACCTGACGAGGAAGCACCTGGGGGCGAAGAGGGCGAGGAAGGCGCTCGATGAGCTCTGGCGCCTCGAGACGGCCAGGGACCTCGAGCACGTGCTGGGGCTCCTGAAGGTCGCCGGGCGCGGTTCAAAGGCTTAAAGCTCAAATTCCTGCGGGTTTCATCGTGAAGCTCGCGCTCGGCTTCAACCCCGTGATGAGCGCCGCCGAACTGTCCAGGGTCGCGTCCAAGGCCGAGGAGTTGGGATACGACTCGGTCTGGGTGCACGAGAGCCTCTTCCAGAGGGACGTAGTCACGTACCTGTCGTCGATGGCCCTCGCGACGAGGAGCCTGCGGGTCGGTTCGGGGATAATCAACACCTACACAAGGCACCCTGTCGCGGCTGCGTCTACGTTCGCGACCCTCTCCGAGCTGGCAGGGGGGAGGGTCATCTTCGGCCTGGGGCTCGGGAGCTTCCCTACGATACCGCTCATCGGCCATCAGATCTTCCCAGTGGACAAGTCGAAGCCTCTGAAGAGGGTTCAGGAATACCTGGAGGTCGTCAGGAGAGTCTGGGGAGGGCAGAAGGTCGACTTCGAGGGCGAGTTCTTCAAGGTCCACAACCTCACCATGGGCTTCAAGGTGGAGCAGAAGATCCCGATCTTCGTAGCCTCGCTGTCGCCGATGATCCAGTCATACGCCGGCGCGAACGCGGACGGGGCGATCCTCTCTCCCGCGCTCAGCACCGTCAAGGCGACCGAGGCGATGGTTGCCAACGTGGCCCGCGGCGAAGGGCGGAAGGGGAGGAAGGTTGAGAGGGCCTCTTACATGATGACGTCCCTCGACCCTGACCCGAAGAAAGCGGTCGAGGCGGTGCGCGATTACTACTTCTTCGTCTATCAGCTCTCCGAGGTCGTAAGGCCCGAAGCCCTGTCCCCCTACGGCGTGACCCCGGAGAGGCTGGCGCCTATGAAAGAGGCCTGGAAGAGGGGCGACCTGCCCGAGGCCAAGCGCCTCGTCCCCGAGGAGGCGATCGAGGCATTGACCTTGTCGGGCGGAGTGGACCATGCCAAGGACCGGCTTGCAGAGTACGTCAAGACCGGGGTGACCCTGCCCATCCTGATGCCGATAGGGAACGTCGAGTTCGCGATGAGGGCCATGTCCGGGGGCCCTGCGTAGTTGCAGTTCGCGCTGTTCACGAGGCTCGTCAGGGCCCAGTTCGCCCCCATAATGGTGGGGCCAGTCCTGCTGGGGGCGGCTCTCGCCTGGCACCTCGAAGGCGCGTTTTCCCCTTGGCTCTTTCTGTTTGCGCTCCTGGGCTCCGTGTGCCTGCTCCTCGCGGCGAATGCCATCGACGATGTCTACGACTACCAGAGCGGCACAGACGCTGTCGCCGAGAAAGCCTTCCCCCCTGACGCTCCCGGCTGGAAGCCAATCCCGAGGGGAGTCGTCACGGTCAGGTCGGCGTACCAGGTCTCCTTCGCTCTTTACGCCCTCTCTATCTCGATAGGGGTCGGGCTCTCCCTGGTCGTCGGCTGGTACGCGCTGGGGATCGCGATTCCCGGGATACTCCTCAGCTACTTCTACACTGCGCCTCCCCTGCGCCTCGACTACAGGGGCCTGGGGCTCGGGGAGCTTTCGATACTCTTCAGCTTCGGCCCCATCCCTGCCCTGGGTGCCTACTACGTGATGTCCGGACACTTCTCCCTCCTTCCACTCCTTGTGGCCCTTCCGTCAGGGCTGCTGACCGTCGCCTTGCTGGTGTCCCACGACCAGATCTTCTACGACGTGTACAAGGAGTCGGGCAAGAGGTCGCTCGCCGTGGTGATCGGGAGGAAGAGCGCTTCAGTCTTGGTCACCTCCCTCGCCGTTGGAGCATTCGTGCTGCTCCTGGCGCTGGTCGCCGCTGCCGTCGTCCCGGTCATGGGGCTCCTCGCGCTCGGGGCGCTCCCCCTGCTGGTCGCAGTCTTTGATGTAAAGGGCGAGGAGAGGACCGTCCCCGAGTACGGGCGGAGGACGACCAGGGCATTCGTCTTGTCGACTGTATTCACGCTCCTCCTGTCCGCAGGGCTCGTCCTCGCCTGAGAGGGTGGCTCTGACTGACAAGGTCACTGACCTACGTCGGCGTAGCCGCCGTCTTCGCTTCGATGCTCGCGCTCTTCCTCCTCCCGCGGGGCCTGTTCATCCCGATCACCTTCGTGGCGACCTCCCTGATGGTGGCGACCGCCTATGCCTCGGGGGCGCCGAAGCGACCCGCAGGCCTCGGGAGGAACCTCCTCGTGGGCGTCGCCTCCGCTCTCCTCCTCTACCTCGTGTTCTACCTGGGGAACGCAGGGCTCTGGGTCCTGAAGCCTCTCGGGCTCGACCCCTCGTACCAGTCCTCGATCTACTCCCTGATCGCGTCGCCCTCGAACCCGCTCTCTCTGCAGCTGGCCGTCCTGCTCTTCGACGCGGCCGGGTACGAGGCCTTCTTCAGGGGCTTCATGCAGAAGCGCCTCGAGGCAAGACTGGGGACTGCGGCCGCCCCTGCCGTCGCGCTCGTGGACGCCGGACTCCATCTCGCTACCTTCAACCCGCTCTGGGTCGCCACCACCTTCGTCGCCGACCTCTTCTGGGGCCTGACCTTCAAGTATGGCCGGGGAGCCACGGCCAGCTTCACTTCGCACCTGCTATGGGACGTCGCGATCTTCGTCATCAGACCCATAGTGTAAATCGCGAAAGCCAATAATATCAAGGAGAGACGGGGCCGAGGCGTGGCAGAGCGGGTCGAGATCATCGGGGTGGGGTCCGAGGGATTCAGGCCTGCGATAACCGACCTTTCTACTCGAGAGCTGATGTACGAGGCGGCGGCCAAGGCGTACGACGACGCCGGGGTCGACCCCCGGAAGGACGTAGGCTCTTTCATCACCTGCACCGAGGACTTCTGGGAGGGATGGAGCATCACCGACGAGATGGTCCCAGACCAGGTCGGAGGCGCGGGAAGGCCGGTCTGCACGGTCCCGGCCGACGGGATCATCGGGCTGGGGCAAGCCCTCATGCACATCAGGTCGGGCGTCGCCGACGTGGTCGCAGTAGAAGCCCACAGCAAGGTCGCGGACGTCCTTGACAAGCAGGCGGTAGAGAACCTGGCGCTCGACCCCACGTACCAGAGGGTGACGGGGGCCAACTCCGACGTCCTGGCCGGCCTTGAGATGAGCGCGTTCATGAAGTCCACCGGTACAACCAGAGATGAGCTCAGCAGGGCGGTCAGCTCCTCGAAGAAGCGGGCCATGTCCAACTCGCGCGCGAGCTACGGAGCGGACATGAAGCCCCGGGACGTAAGCGAGGCCGAACCCCTGTCGCTCCCGCTGAGGAGATACGACAAGCCGGACTTCGCCGAAGCTGCTGTGGTGCTGGTGCTCGCCTCGGAGCGCTGGGCGAAGAAGAACAAGAAGGAAGGGGTCTCAGTGGACGGGCTCGCTTGGATGTCTGCGACCCCGTGGTTCGAGGGTGGGGACGTACAGGGAGCCTCTTACCTTTCGCGGGCCTGGAAGGCGGTGATGAAGCAGACGGGGCTGAGCAGCACCTCAGGTTTCGACATCCTCGAGGTCGACGACACTTACTCCTACAAGCTCTTCCAACACCTCGGGGCCTTGGGGCTCAACCTTACGGACGCATCGAAGCTGGCCCAGGACGGCGGCAGGAGGCTGAATCCGAGCGGCGGCTCGCTCGGGACCGGGTACCTGATCGAGGCGTCGGGCTCGCACAGGGTCCTCGAGTGCGTGCTGCAACTGACCGGGCGCGCCGGAGGGAACCAGGTCAAGGCCGCAAAGAGGGCCCTGGCGACGTCGTGGAGGGGGAATCCGACCGGGACCGGGGCTGCGGTGGCCCTGTCGGTGGGAAGCTGAGATGAAGAGGGTCGCGGTCATCGGCGCCGGGATGACGAAGTTCCGCAGGCGGATGCTCGAGACCGGGAGGGAGCTCTCGTTCGAGGCCTCGAGGATGGCCCTCGACTCGGCCGGGATGGAGATCAAGGACGTCGAGTCCGTTGTCATGGGGACCGCCCCGGACGCATTCGACGGGGTCCACATGAAGGGGGAGTACCTCATGGACGGGGCCGGCGGGACCAACAAGCCCTACAGCAGGGTCTACGTGGGCGGGGGGACGGGCGTCTTCGTCCCGGTCGCAGGATGGTGGCACGTTGCCTCGGGGCAGTTCGACACGTGCCTGGTGGTAGGGGAGGAGAAGATGTCGCCGCTCCATCCTCACCCGCAGTACGCGTTCTGGAGCATCTTCGACCACACGCTCGAGAGGCCGCTCGGGGTCACGCTGCTCTGGATCTTCTCGCTCGAGATGCGCAGGTACATGCACGTCCACGGGATCAAGGAGGAGGACATCGCCCTGGTCTCGGTGAAGAACAAGGGGAACGCGATGGACCATCCGTGCGCCCAGCTCCCGGCCAGGATCACAGTCGACGACGTGATGAAGAGCGAGCCGATCTGCCTGCCTGTCAAGAGGCTGGACGTTTCGCCCACCTCCGACGGGGCGGCGGCGGTGATGCTCGCGTCCGAGGACGTGGCGAGGAAGTACACCGACGACCCGATCTGGATCGACGGCGTCGGCTGGAACGTGGACACCCAATACTGGACCAACAGGGACCTCTACTACCCGAGGTACGTCGAGAAGGCCGCAAGGATGGCCTACAAGATGGCGAAGATAGACGAGCCCAAGAAGCAGATCGACTTCGCGGAGGTATACGACCCGTTCGACTACAAGGAGCTGCACCACCTCGAGGGGGTCCTCCTCGCGGACAAGGGCCAGGCGCCCAGGATGACCCGCGAGGGAATCACTCAGAGGGACGGGGACCTCCCGGTCAACCCTTCAGGCGGGCTCCTAGGGGTAGGGAACCCAATCGCGGCTGCCGGGACGATGAAGGTCTGCGAGCTCTTCTGGCAGCTGAGGGGAGAGGCGGGCAAGAGACAGGTGAAGAAGGAAGTCAACAGGGGCCTCGCCCAGGCCTGGGGAGACCTCTTGCAGGTGGGTACCGTAATCACGATGAGAAGGTAGCGTTGTCCGTGGCCTCCGGCGAGGTGCTGTGGGAGCCGGGCGAGTCCCAGAGGAGGGGCTCGAACATAGCGAAGTTCGCGGAGGAGCTCGGCAGGGAGTGCACCAGCGAGGAGACCTACCGGAAGCTCTGGCAGTGGTCGGTGGAGGACCTGGAAGGATTCTGGGGAGCGGTCTGGGAGTCCATGAAAGTCGAAGGCGGCGCGCCATACACCCGGGTCCTCGCGGAGAGGAAGATGCCGGGCGCCAGGTGGTTCCCAGGTGCGAGGCTCAACTACGCCCAGAGGGCACTGTCGGTCGGAGGCCCGGGGCCCGCGCTCGTGTGCGTCGACGAGGAAGGCGAAGCGGAGGAGGTGAGCTGGAGCCAGCTGAAGGCTGAGGTCGGAGCCGCCGCGGCGTGGCTCCGCGGAGCCGGGGTCGTCAAGGGCGACAGGGTGGCGGCATACCTTCCGAACGTCAAGGAGTCGGTGGTGGGCCTCCTCGCGACCGCAAGCCTAGGAGCTGTCTGGTCCAGCTGCTCTCCGGAGTTCGGGGCCCAGAGCGCAGGAGACAGGTTCAGGCAGATCGGACCCAGGGTGCTGCTCGCAGGGACCCAGTACTCTTACGGCGGTAAGCGCTTCGACAGGAGGGAGGCGGTCGAGGAGATCGCCGCTTCACTGCCGACCTTGGAGAGGACGGTCATCCTCCCTGGAGGGGAGGTCCCCGCGGGCCTCAGGGGAGGGACTGAGTGGGCGGAGCTTTCGGAGGCGCGGGGTACCCTCGAGTTCGAGCAGGTCCCCTTCGACCACCCTCTCTGGGTCCTCTACTCCTCCGGGACGACGGGCCTCCCGAAGGCCATCGTTCAGGGGCACGGGGGCATAGTGCTGGAGCACCTCAAGGCCCTCTCCCTCCACGTGGATGTGAGACCGACGGACCGATTCTTCTGGTTCACCACGACCGGTTGGATGATGTGGAACTTCCTGGCGGGGGGCCTTCTCTTGGGAGCGACGGTCGTTCTGTACGACGGGAGCCCGACCTACCCTGACCACGGAGCCCTGTGGACTCTGGCGGAGAAGCATGAGGTCACGATCCTTGGGACGAGCGCTGCGCTCGTCGGCGCATGCATGAAGGCAGGAATCTCTCCTCGCTCGACGCACAGGCTCGGCGCGCTGAGGGAGGTAGGGTCCACAGGCTCGCCCCTCTCGCCCGAAGGCTTTCGCTGGGTCTACGAGGAAGTGAAGCGGGAGGTCTGGCTCGCCTCCATAAGCGGAGGGACGGACCTCTGCACTGAGTTCGTCGGCGGGTCGCCGGTCCTTCCGGTGAGGGCCGGGGAGCTGCAGTGCAGGTGCCTGGGGGCTAAGGTCGAGGCCTATGACGAAGGGGGGAGGCCGATCCTCGGCGGGACTGGCGAGCTGGTCATCTCGGAACCTATGCCGAGCATGCCGCTGTACTTCTGGGGGGACGAGGACGGGTCCAGGTACCGGGAGAGCTACTTCGCGGACTTCCCGGGGGTCTGGAGGCACGGCGACTGGATAGAGGTCCTCCCGAGCGGCTCCTGCAGGATACTGGGACGGTCCGACGCGACCATCAAGAGGATGGGCGTCAGGATCGGCACGAGCGAGCTCTACAGGGTGGTCGAAGCGCTCCCGGAGGTCTATGATTCGCTGGCCGTGGACTTCGAACGAGGAGGGAAGGAGGAGATCCTGCTCTTCGTGGCCCTGAGGCCGGGGTCGAACCTGGACGCAGGGCTCGTCGAAAGGATCAAGGGTGCGGTCAGGAAGGACCTCTCCCCGAGGCACGTCCCCGACTGGGTCATCGAGGTCCCTTCGGTTCCCAGAACGATCAACGGGAAGAAGCTCGAAGTCCCGGTGAAGAAGATCATGATGGGGCAAGACGTTTCTGGGTCTCTGAGCCGGGGGTCCCTGGCAGACCCGGGGTCCGTCGACTTCTTCGTGGCTCTCGCGAGGAGGCTGGAGAGCGGCGGAAAACTTTGAAATGCGATGGCTGGGCAGGAGTGAAGCGCGGATGAGCTCCAAGATCGCAAAGTACCCGGGGAAGGAGATGAGGATGGACGAGATCAAGGCAGGCAAGTTCCTGATGACCGGGTACGAGACGACCCTCAAGTATTCGTTCACCTCCGGGGTCGCGATAAGCAGGTTCCTGGACGGGCTCAAGGAAGGCCAGCTGTGGGCCAGGAAGTGCAACGTGTGCGGGAGGACGATGATCCCTCCAAGGATGTACTGCGAGGAGGACTTCCGGCCGACCGACGAGTGGGTCCGCGTGAAGGACACTGGCAAGGTCAGCACCTTCTCGATCAGTTTCGTCAACAACGACGCCAGCAGGAGGAAGAAGCCGATCGTGGTCGCTGTCATAGAGATTGACGGAGCCTCGCCCGAGATGGGCATCCTGCACCTCATGGGAGAGATAAAGCCCGACAAGGTGCAGGTCGGGATGAAGGTGGAGGCGGTCTGGCTTCCCAAGGCTGAGAGGAAGGGGGCGATAACCGACATCGCCTACTTCAGGCCGAGGCGCTGAAGTTGCCGCTCCGCGAGAGGATAGCGAGCGTCGACCGCCTGCGGGCATGGACTGACCAGATACCCCTGCACTACGAGTACTCGGCGGGCGTGGCGGGAGAGAAGTTCCTCCGCGCGCTCATCAAGGGCCGGATCCTTTCGTCGAAGTGCGCCAGGTGCGGGCGGTCTTACCTGCCGCCCAAGGCGTACTGCACCAACTGCTACCTCGAGATCAGAGACTACGTCGAAGTGGGGCCAGCAGGAACGGTCTCGGCTGTGACCCAGAGTCACGTCGACTTCAGCGGCAGACCCTCGAAGCCGAGGACCTTCGTCTTCGTGACATTCGCGGGAGTCCAGGGCGGGATCGTCCACTACGCGGCGGTGGAGGGGCTCAGGATAGGGTCGAGGGTGAGGGCGAGGTTCAAGGCTGAGTCGAAGAGGAAGGGGACGCTGCTGGACCTCGAAGGGTTCGAGAAGGCCTAGGCCTTCACAGGCGTCAGCCACTGGGAGTACCGCTTCACCTTCCCGTGGACGACCGAGTCGTAGAGCTTCTGTATCTTGTCAGTGATCGGAAAGCCGTTGTAGCCCACCTTCCTGCCGTCTACTTCTCTGATCTTTGCGATCCCGACCGCCGTGCCGCTGAAGAAGAGCTCGTCCGACGTGTAGAGCTCCTCCTTGGTGGAATCGTTCCTGTAGAACTTGACCTTGAGGTCGCGGGCGACCTGGATGACGGTGTCCCTCGTGATGCCTCTGAGGATCCCGGAGCTGGCTGGCGGCGTGCTCAGGATCTCGTCCTTGACGCGGAAGATGTTCTCCCCCGGTCCTTCGGCGACCATGCCATGGCTGTTGAGCATGATGGCTTCGTCGTATCCGGCCGCGATTGCCTCCATCTTCGCAAGAGCCGAGTTCGCGTAGTTGGCCGCACACTTCGCCTGTATGGGTAGCGCCCTGGAGTCTATCCTCACCCAGCTAGAGATCGTGGCCCTTACGCCCCTGTCTAGGGCCTGCTGCCCGAGGTAGGGGCCCCACTCCCACGGGGCTATCGCGACCGAAATCTTGTTCTTGAGAGGGTTGAGCCCCATCTCGCCGTATCCGGTGTAGGCGATCGGCCTCAGGTAGCAGTCGCTGACTTTGTTCCGGGCGACCAGCTCGACACACGCCTCCTTGAGCTCCTTTGCCGAGAAACCAACGTCCATCCGGTAGATCTTGGCGCTGTTGAGAAATCTCTCCAGGTGGTCACCAAGCCGGAAGACCGCAGGGCCCGAAGGGGTCGAGAAGCATCGTATGCCTTCGAAGACTGCGTACCCGTAGTGGAGAGCGTGGGTCAGGATGTGGATCTTGGCGTCGGCCCAATCGACGAACTTGCCGTCCATCCATATCTCGCTGAGGGCCTTCATCGGCATGTGGCCGCCGAGGTCCACGGTATTTAGGGATGCCTTTGCTCGGTTCTGGGTAGTAGTCCTCGGTTGCTCGACAAAAATCGTCTCGGTGTGTAATGTCGGTTGCTGGCGATATGTCTATTTCATTCCCTTTGGTCGGGATGGAAAGTTGAGAGGGCCAAGAATCGTCGGAGTCGTGGTCATCCTCTGCCTGCTCACCATCGCGAATCTTCCCCAGACTGTGA containing:
- a CDS encoding electron transfer flavoprotein subunit alpha/FixB family protein, which gives rise to MKGPSIWAYSESPDLSSELYTAAESLGKELGATPVLVEVGRPRGSASPGERLVLTVGGGDATSPEVAAEAMNRAFESARPVAVLVGATRDGREVAARLAAKLGLGCISDATSLATDGKSLTGERGAFGGRVVARVRATLPCVATVKSGSFARASTKEGGTVELDVGEVRRLTRTVQRAPKASGSVDLKRARVIVSAGRGVKKKEDLPILEELARLLGGALGCSRPLSSDLGWLPEEHHIGLTGVTVRPELYIAVGISGQLQHIAGMKDSKVVVAINTDKEAPIFQASDYGIVGDLYQVVPALAAALSSRT
- a CDS encoding prenyltransferase, which produces MQFALFTRLVRAQFAPIMVGPVLLGAALAWHLEGAFSPWLFLFALLGSVCLLLAANAIDDVYDYQSGTDAVAEKAFPPDAPGWKPIPRGVVTVRSAYQVSFALYALSISIGVGLSLVVGWYALGIAIPGILLSYFYTAPPLRLDYRGLGLGELSILFSFGPIPALGAYYVMSGHFSLLPLLVALPSGLLTVALLVSHDQIFYDVYKESGKRSLAVVIGRKSASVLVTSLAVGAFVLLLALVAAAVVPVMGLLALGALPLLVAVFDVKGEERTVPEYGRRTTRAFVLSTVFTLLLSAGLVLA
- a CDS encoding electron transfer flavoprotein subunit beta/FixA family protein, which produces MKIAVCVKQALDEAELRVDPSGRPQLEGAATKMSTFDKNAVEEALRVRAALGGEVVVFTVGGPDAKKSLKEALAMGADRGTLVVSQPFALDTLGTARLLSDAIARAGPFDLVVCSEGSSDAYTGQVPPMLAELLGLPYVGYSRKIEAGEGKVVAERALEEAVETVEAPMPAVVSVVSEINEPRYPTLIQIMQAAKKPIEESSPAMPAAERAAQVTGMRVQQVSRKHVIFEGAPEEAAKKLLEALRKDGVLQ
- a CDS encoding CPBP family intramembrane metalloprotease, translating into MLALFLLPRGLFIPITFVATSLMVATAYASGAPKRPAGLGRNLLVGVASALLLYLVFYLGNAGLWVLKPLGLDPSYQSSIYSLIASPSNPLSLQLAVLLFDAAGYEAFFRGFMQKRLEARLGTAAAPAVALVDAGLHLATFNPLWVATTFVADLFWGLTFKYGRGATASFTSHLLWDVAIFVIRPIV
- a CDS encoding LLM class flavin-dependent oxidoreductase, yielding MKLALGFNPVMSAAELSRVASKAEELGYDSVWVHESLFQRDVVTYLSSMALATRSLRVGSGIINTYTRHPVAAASTFATLSELAGGRVIFGLGLGSFPTIPLIGHQIFPVDKSKPLKRVQEYLEVVRRVWGGQKVDFEGEFFKVHNLTMGFKVEQKIPIFVASLSPMIQSYAGANADGAILSPALSTVKATEAMVANVARGEGRKGRKVERASYMMTSLDPDPKKAVEAVRDYYFFVYQLSEVVRPEALSPYGVTPERLAPMKEAWKRGDLPEAKRLVPEEAIEALTLSGGVDHAKDRLAEYVKTGVTLPILMPIGNVEFAMRAMSGGPA
- a CDS encoding acyl-CoA dehydrogenase family protein: MPLLSPEHRLLLKSNYPEHEEYASILEALGGYMEGKVLPRSKGIDDGSLKMAPSREGLLAQGFCQIPFPKEYGGLGLPFGIYVLAAEFAGYSDAGLALSVAIHNTAAEGIFQFGTEEQKRKYVPDIISGKKVASFSLTEPTSGSDAKSMATRAKRSGKGWVLNGSKSFITNAGEADVYFVFAATDKGPSSFIVEKSNPGISFGADLPKLGMRGSRTSEVRFSDCEVGESALVGTEGQGFEYAKKMLSGSRIVMGSLCVGIARVALEKALVYTKQRKAFGSPISDFQLTREKIADMRTGITAGRLLCMHAARARESGAEYSSEAAQAKVFATEMSVRVCDLAIQLFGGHGYTTDDVHRHWRDARLLTIGEGTSDVLRLLIAGRELARSG
- a CDS encoding MmgE/PrpD family protein: MALADRLAGYALSVDFRSLDSRTVKETKARMVDALGCAIGAYGEAPARAARRAVSKLSSRGPSTVLGSGAGAPPDLAAFANGLMVRYFDFNDTYLSKEPAHPSDNIPPVFAVAEAEDLGGREAIAAAVVAYEVQCRLCDAADIRHRGWDHVNYGLVSTSLAAAKLMGLEAGRAAQAVNISLNSHIAMRQVRAGELSMWKGASFANAARNGVFSAYLAREGVTGPTPVFEGEMGFFKQVSGPFRLDVDKFGGRLGRFKVNETYIKFWPAEYHAQTAVWAAIEVMKKAGRAGQIKEVLVETHEAGYTILAKDREKWRPATKETADHSLPYMVAMALLKGRVDNETYSEENIHDEKNLDMVRRVKVVEDKRLTQMYPAGGMPNRVTVTMADGRKVSSQVDFPRGHPLNPMTKLEVEAKFLNLTRKHLGAKRARKALDELWRLETARDLEHVLGLLKVAGRGSKA